A stretch of Castanea sativa cultivar Marrone di Chiusa Pesio chromosome 2, ASM4071231v1 DNA encodes these proteins:
- the LOC142625267 gene encoding uncharacterized protein LOC142625267, with the protein MANQDQTSQSSSQSTAHRELSPMEDLRSPFFLHHGESAGAILVTQPLTEDNYPTWARAMRMALDAKSKLGFVDGSIIASMAITHLEKIAWSKNKSMISSWILNSISPYITASVIYRIALELQKQISTIMQGDAIVTTFFIDLQASWDQLLNFRSLPCCSYGKCVCGVNDKITTFYHQDSLMQFLNGLNEFYSQVRTQILMMEPSPSIDKAFSLVIQKERQRALGFSGGPSVDSTALAIKTQGFNQVAKNTKGKGKLVCNHCGKVGC; encoded by the exons ATGGCGAACCAAGATCAGACTTCACAGTCTTCTTCTCAATCCACTGCTCATCGTGAGCTTTCTCCAATGGAGGATCTGAGAAGTCCATTTTTCTTGCATCATGGAGAGTCAGCAGGTGCAATTCTCGTTACTCAGCCCTTGACAGAGGACAATTATCCTACTTGGGCTAGGGCTATGCGTATGGCATTGGATGCAAAGAGCAAGTTAGGTTTTGTGGATGGTTCCATAATAGCTTCCATGGCAATTACTCATCTGGAAAAGATTGCCTGGTCAAAGAACAAGTCAATGATTTCTTCATGGATCTTGAATTCAATCTCTCCTTACATCACTGCAAGTGTGATTTACAGAATTGCACTGGAG CTTCAGAAGCAGATTTCAACAATTATGCAAGGAGATGCAATAGTGACCACTTTCTTCATTGATCTTCAAGCTTCTTGGGATCAATTGCTTAATTTTAGGTCTTTACCATGCTGTTCTTATGGTAAATGTGTCTGTGGTGTGAATGACAAGATTAcaactttttatcatcaagaTTCCTTGATGCAATTTCTTAATGGCTTGAATGAGTTCTATTCTCAGGTTAGAACACAGATTCTGATGATGGAGCCAAGTCCCTCAATTGATAAGGCTTTTTCTTTGGTGATACAAAAGGAAAGGCAGAGGGCTTTAGGTTTTAGTGGAGGTCCTTCAGTTGATTCAACTGCTCTTGCAATCAAGACTCAAGGGTTCAATCAAGTTgcgaagaacacaaaaggaaagGGCAAACTTGTTTGCAATCACTGTGGTAAAGTTGGTTGTTaa